One window from the genome of Osmerus eperlanus chromosome 1, fOsmEpe2.1, whole genome shotgun sequence encodes:
- the LOC134023229 gene encoding histone H1.10 encodes MASDTEVVPAAEAPVAAKSKKRTPTKPKPKAKPATVATSSAKKKKRKGKGPGKYSVLVVDAIKQLGERNGSSLAKIYNKAREAIWFDQQHGRTYLRYSIRALVLNDTLIQVKGTGANGSFKLNKKKFETKAPKKAPTPVKAVKTKAPAKKAKAAIKTKAKPKASPKKKSTPKKKPAAKPKKLAAKKATPVKSKKPKPKKASKPAAKSPRKK; translated from the coding sequence ATGGCAAGTGATACTGAAGTAGTTCCTGCCGCAGAAGCTCCAGTGGCTGCAAAGTCAAAGAAAAGGACACCCACTAAACCTAAACCAAAAGCAAAACCAGCGACTGTTGCCACCAGCTCAGCCAAGAAGAAGAAACGCAAGGGAAAGGGCCCAGGGAAGTACAGCGTACTGGTGGTTGACGCGATTAAACAACTGGGCGAGAGAAATGGTTCGTCGTTGGCCAAGATTTACAACAAAGCCAGGGAGGCGATCTGGTTCGATCAGCAGCATGGACGAACCTATCTGCGATATTCTATTCGCGCGCTAGTTCTGAACGATACCCTGATCCAGGTAAAGGGTACGGGTGCGAACGGTTCTTTCAAACTAAACAAAAAGAAGTTTGAGACAAAGGCACCGAAAAAAGCACCAACGCCTGTTAAGGCTGTAAAAACAAAAGCACCAGCTAAGAAGGCAAAGGCAGCCATCAAAACTAAGGCGAAACCGAAGGCTAGCCCGAAAAAGAAGTCGACACCCAAGAAGAAGCCGGCCGCCAAACCAAAAAAGCTGGCGGCCAAAAAGGCAACTCCGGTTAAGAGTAAGAAGCCAAAGCCGAAGAAGGCGAGCAAACCTGCCGCCAAGTCTCCAAGAAAGAAGTAG
- the arpc4 gene encoding actin-related protein 2/3 complex subunit 4 produces MVYSTASTGLRKRPGESTSVFWSCTYRAMTATLRPYLNAVRATLQAALCLENFSSQVVERHNKPEVEVRSSKELLLQPVIISRNEKEKVLIEGSINSVRVSIAVKQADEIEKILCHKFMRFMMMRAENFFILRRKPVEGYDISFLITNFHTEQMYKHKLVDFVIHFMEEIDKEISEMKLSVNARARIVAEEFLKNF; encoded by the exons ATGGTATATTCCACTGCGAGCACAGGCTTGCGGAAGAGACCTGGCGAGAGCACTTCCGTCTTCTGGTCCTGCACATACAGAGCAATG acGGCGACTCTGCGCCCATACCTCAACGCTGTGCGTGCCACACTGCAGGCTGCCCTCTGTCTGGAGAACTTCTCCTCTCAGGTGGTGGAGCGCCACAACAAGCCAGAGGTGGAGGTTCG GAGCAGTAAAGAGTTGCTTCTTCAGCCTGTCATTATTAGTCGTAATGAGAAGGAGAAGGTTCTGATCGAGGGCTCTATCAACTCAGTCCGAGTCAGCATTGCTGTTAAGCAG GCGGATGAGATTGAGAAGATCCTCTGTCATAAATTCATGCGCTTCATGATGATGAGGGCAGAGAACTTCTTCATCCTGAGGAGGAAACCAGTGGAG GGCTACGACATCAGTTTCCTCATAACCAACTTCCACACTGAACAGATGTACAAGCACAAGCTGGTGGACTTTGTCATTCATTTCATGGAAGAGATTGACAAGGAGATTAGTGAGATGAAGCTGTCTGTCAATGCCAGGGCCCGTATTGTCGCAGAGGAGTTCCTAAAAAAT TTCTAA